AAATTACAACCGGCAAGTTTTTTAAAGCGCTAACCTTATCACGAGGAATCGTTAGTAACGTCGGTATTTTTAAGCCATCTCGTGCAGTAACCGCAATATTCGCAATAGGATGAATATTCTCTTGGCTAATATTCGGATACTGCGAACCAAGGAAAGACTCCTCCCCCTTTTCATTTATCAGATAATAGTCACCAGACGAGCTGGGCCCTGAGACAAAAACTAAGAGCGATTTCCAATCCTTAGACCAGGCATGTAGAAATACCGAATCTTTCGGAAACTTAGCCAACACTTTTTGCAAAATGTTATCGACTTTGTCATCTATAAGTTTATAGCTTGGGTTAAACCCGGAATACCGCACACCGTAAACAACGCGATTAACATCGGATATCACCTCCTCAACGCCCTTATCTTCTCGATTTACTGTTGATTTCGTTAACGAGCCGTCTTTAAGTGAAAGGGTATAGTACTCCGAACGATCAGTTTTCTTCGAATATGCTAATACCACTAAATTCTTATAATCTGGAGTGAGCCCAACAGTTGAGAGAGTCATCAATGGTGTTTGTTCGCTATATATTTCCTTCCAGCTTGAGCCTTTCTTAACAAGAATTCGGTGTTCCTTCTTATGGTCGTAATAGAGCTCCTGTACAAGGGCCTTACCATTTTTTCCCATAAAATAATCGATAGTTTCTTTAAAACCTTTTTCCGCACGCTTAGGGCTATTTGGAGATGACAGATCCACCCGCATCAACGCCAGATTAAAAGGACCACTCGAGGCAACATAATGAGCTGAATAATCCACGTTCGGATCTATCCAAGCAGGCATCAACGCCTCCTTACCATCGGGTGTAATCCCAACAATACTGCCCAAATGGGTTTGCCCCGTATAAATCCGGTCGCCGGCACGTAGCATTTGTTCCAACTTACCTGTTTTGATATCCAACAAATATGCGGCTGAGAACTTCAATGCGGGAGAGCCGTCTCCTACCCACTTGAAGTCTTCAACACGGATAATCACCTGGAAATCACTGATAAAATATATCGCCTCAGGATTAATTTCGGCGAGGTCGACCATATAAACACTTTTCTTTTCCTTCAGTGAATAAACCACCAATAGGTCTTTACTGCCATCCGATTTGCGAAAAGCAATCTTTTGGCCATCTGGCGACAAAGCAACCTTTGAGAAAGTGGGAACGCGCGCGTAATCTTCGAGCGTCGGCGTAGCCGCTACTGTCGTGGAAACCACAATTAATACATATAAAACGTTACGGAGAGTTTTCTTCAATTTATTTTCCTTATCGTAATTACCTTAACTATGAGCCCTTAGTTCCGAGGGTCAAACACGCAAAGCGGACCAAATTTTGATCAAAACCGATAGTTTAAGCGGCGCTCTGCTCGAGTGTCTAGCATCGATTTCATTCTTGTATTTTTAGGCGACGTGATGCTCCGGTTTGGTCCCAACGATATATCCACAAAGTGGAACTCCTGTAAGCCAGAGGAATGGCGCTGCATTAAAGTCGCAGGCGACACTTTAAAAGCATCGGTAATAACTTGTGATTAAAATCTGAACACTGCTTGAATCGGAGCCATTTAGCTAACCATTCGTCGTCTTAATAAACCGTTTGCACCAATCGCAGCCCAGTCTCATACCGTCTCCTTCTTTTAAGCACACCGTCAAAAAACCAAATTTTCTTGAGTCTTACAGTATCTGGAGAGCTGACTCACCAACGCCACTGTTTTGCATATTGAACATTACAACTAAAGTTGCAACTAAATCTTTTTTAGGCGCACGGTTCTTTATTTGGTCATAAAAATGTACACTTTCCAGCGCACAATCTTGTACTCAGGCTGTTATGCAGCAGTTGTAATGAATCTGTTATAGTTCGCTGCAATTGGGGCTGTTTTAACGCTTCTAACAAGATGCTACTGGCACGATGCCAGCACAGTTAACCCATTAAG
The Alteromonadaceae bacterium 2753L.S.0a.02 DNA segment above includes these coding regions:
- a CDS encoding dipeptidyl aminopeptidase/acylaminoacyl peptidase, which produces MKKTLRNVLYVLIVVSTTVAATPTLEDYARVPTFSKVALSPDGQKIAFRKSDGSKDLLVVYSLKEKKSVYMVDLAEINPEAIYFISDFQVIIRVEDFKWVGDGSPALKFSAAYLLDIKTGKLEQMLRAGDRIYTGQTHLGSIVGITPDGKEALMPAWIDPNVDYSAHYVASSGPFNLALMRVDLSSPNSPKRAEKGFKETIDYFMGKNGKALVQELYYDHKKEHRILVKKGSSWKEIYSEQTPLMTLSTVGLTPDYKNLVVLAYSKKTDRSEYYTLSLKDGSLTKSTVNREDKGVEEVISDVNRVVYGVRYSGFNPSYKLIDDKVDNILQKVLAKFPKDSVFLHAWSKDWKSLLVFVSGPSSSGDYYLINEKGEESFLGSQYPNISQENIHPIANIAVTARDGLKIPTLLTIPRDKVSALKNLPVVIFPHGGPEAHDRIMFDWIAQALANEGYMVVQPQFRGSDGFGWSHLEAGFGEWGNKMQDDITDTLKFLVEKGVADEDKVCIFGLSYGGYAALAGGAFTPELYKCVVSGNGLADIPLFMNEHKSGFYRRYSESRRYIERSVSDAKDKQALEAISPAHHAAQFQAPVLLLYSENDRRVSPDHSKRMFKNLKEAGRKVETVVLEEENHTIDTAAARMTGLKAVIEFINKQLKK